TGGCTGCCACCGGCCACAATCACGGGCTACGCATCCGTGTTTACGGCGATAAAGGCAGCCTTGAGTGGCAGCACGAGGACCCGCATCATCTCAAAGTTCAGGACCTGGCGGGGGCTACGACCATCCTCACGCAAGGCCTCAGCACCTTGCACGACGACGCGTCCCGGCTCACGCGGGTCGGTCTTGGCCACCCGGAGGGCTTCCTTGAAGCTTTCGCCAATTTCTATTCCGACCTCGCCGAGGTCCTGCGCGCCCGTCGCGACGGCTTGGCCCTTCCCGACCGTGAGTTGTCCTTCCCCACCGGCATCGATGGTCTGATCGGCGTCCAGTTCGTGGAGGCCGTGGCCGCATCGCATCATGAGGACTCGGCTTGGAAAGTGCCGGCCTTCGCAGGGACGGCCGCCACTCTCACGGAGAAACCCGCCCTCACAGAGAAAGCAGCAGTGTGATGAAGCTCCGTTTCGCGCTCATCGGGGCCGGCTTCATTGGCTCCGTCCACGCCACAAACCTCGCCGCCCATCCCGGCATCGATTTTCGCCTCGTCTACGACGTCGACCAGCAACGCGCGCAGTCCCTGGCCGCCGCGCACGGGGCTGCTGTAGCCGCGGCCTTAGACGAAGTTTTCGATGCTTCGGCGATTGACGCCGTCTTCATCGCCTCCTCCACGGACACGCACGCCGGGCACCTCCGCCGCGCTGCCGCCGCCGGCATCGCAGTGCTCTGCGAGAAGCCGATCGACCTGGACCTCGCCCACGCCCGCGATGTCGCTTCGTTCGCGCAGGAGACTGGCGTTCCGGTGATGGTCGACTTCAATCGCCGGTTCGATCGCGATTACGCCGAGCTCAAGCGCGTGGTGGATTCAGGCCGGATCGGCAAAGTGGAGCTGATCCAGCTGACATCGCGTGGCCCCTCCATGCCTCCCTTGTCCTATATCGCCACCTCAGGCGGCCAGATGCGTGACCAGACCGTGCACTTCTTCGATCTCGCGCGCTGGCTCAGCGGTCTTGACCCGGTAGAGGTCTTCGCCACGGGTTCGGCTTTGGCGGAGCCCGGCATCGTGAAGTACGACGACGTCGACACGTCCGCGGTCACGTTGCGGCTGCCCGGAGGTGCTTTGGTGCAGATCGATTCTGTGCGCCGGACTGGATATGGATACGACGAACGCATTGAAATCATGGGCTCAACCGGGATGGTGGAGGCCCGTCGTCACAGGAACGGTGCAGTTTCCCGGTACAGCGGTGGCTCCGTAGTGGACGATGGGCTGCATCCCGGGTGGTTCGAACGGGTGCAACCGACGTATGCCGCGGCACTCGCCGCTTTCGTCTCTTCCTTGCAGGGAGGATCGGATTCCATGCCGTCGCTGGAAGATGGACTCAAGGCCCAGGCCATAGCCGAAGCTGCGGTTATCTCCCTTCGCAGCGGCCGCATGGAACCGATCAAGTACTGACCCAAGTAGGGGACAGCACATGTCGCTATGGGCAGCCGTAGCGACGTGTGCTGTCCCTCAGTTGGGTGAGAACGACGCGCGGAAGGCTGCCAACGCTGCGTCGCCCGCCTGGATGCCCTGACCACCGATTGCACTGGCCTCCATGCCAATCACTCCCGTGTACCCGGCGTCGCGCAGTGCTTTGGCGATGGCCGGGTAGTTGATCTCGCCGGTCCCTGGTTCAAAGCGGCCCGGCACGTCGGCAATCTGGATCTCGCCCGTATAAGGCTGGGCTGAGCGCACGAGCTCAATAAGGTTCCCCTCGCCGATCTGTGCGTGGTAGAGATCCAGCATCATCTTCACGTTGGGGTGGTTCACAGCTGTGACCAGCGCCAGTGTGTCCTTTGCGCGCGCCAAGGGAATGCCGGGGTGGTCCAGGATTGTGTTCAGATTTTCCAGCGCAAACACGATGCCGTGCTTTTGGCCCAGTTCAGCCAGCTGTTCCAAGGTTCGGAGGCCCGTCAACCACATCTCGCCGGTGGACCGGTGGAGCGGACGAACAGCCCGCCCGCCTTCACCGAGTTCGCCAGGATGAACCACCATGCGTTCGACGCCGAGCTCCAGTGCCGTGGGGATCAGCTTCTCAGCGGAGGCCAGAACTTCATGCGCAGTGCTGGGATCAATGACGCTGCCGCAGAAGTAGCCACTCATGGAGGAGAACTTGGCGCCGGTTGCTGCGAGGGCTGCGATGTCCCGGCCGCGGGTGTCCCAGAGCTCCACTTCGAAACCTTGATCGTGAATGCGGCGCACACGATCGATCAAAGGCAAATCGCCGTAAACCATCTCCGCGCAGACGGCCAAACGGAAGCTCATGCTCCCTGCCCTGCGGCCTGAAGCTGTGCTGTTGAATGCGTTTCGGCTGGACGAAGGTCCGCGATCGAGGACACCTCGACGGGAAGCCCCGTCTGGGCTGACTTGAAAGCGGCCAAGGCAACCGCCAGGGCGTTGCGGGCGTCCACGCCACCGGGAGCAGCGACAACGGCGGCAGGGGTTCCCGCCGTCGTGCGTTGATTGACCTTGCCGCGGCGTGCGGCGACGTCGTCCGCGAAGTGGGCCAGCTCTGCCGTGTAGGCGTCATGGAAGAGGTCGATGTTCAGGCGGGCGGTGTCTGACCCGATGCCGGCGGCTGTGTAGCTCGTGGCGTTGGTGGCCTGTGGGCTACCGGCCGTGACCATGCCGGCAGAGCCGAACACTTCGCCGCGGACGTCGTAACCGTAGAGGGCGTTGAAGTTGGCTTCCGCTACAGCAATGGCGCCGTTGCTGTACGTGACAGTGACGACCGCGGTGTCCAGCAGGCCACCGGCCTTCGCATCGGGGGCAACCAAGGCATCCGCGACTGCATGGACTTTCACGGGGACCGCCCCGGGATTCAGCCAGTTCAGGGTGTCGAAATCGTGGATGAGGGTTTCCAGGAAGATGGTGCCGGGGGCGATCCTCTCCGGGTTGCTGATGCCTGCTTCCGTGCCGGGATCGCGCGTGAGGGAGCGGAGCAGCTGCGGAACTCCGACCATGCCGTCGTCGATCAGCTTCCGGGCGGCCGAGAAATCCGTTGAGTAGCGGCGGTTGAAACCAAAACGGAGCACGACGCCGGCACTCGCCGCCGCTTCGACGGCGGAGTCGAGTTCGGCGATGCTCCGCCCGCCAGGCTTTTCGCAGAACACGTCCTTCCCGGCTTTGGCCGCAGCGGCGATCAGCTCGGAATGGAAGCGCAGGGGAGTGGCGATAAGTACTGCGTCCACGTCCGGATCGGCAAGGACGTCGGCAACATCGGTGCTGATTTTGGTAACGCCGAGGCGGCTCGCGAGGGCTTCCACGGCAGGCAGGACTGGATCAGCGATGGCTTCCAACCGTGCGTTCGGGATCCTCAGGGCGATGGATTCGGCGTGGAATGCGCCGATCCATCCGGCGCCGATCACGGCGATGCGGACAGGCCGGTCCTCGATGACCGGGTGCTGAAGGTACGTCATTGTTGTTCCTCGATTCAGGCATCTAGAACGTTCTAGTTCGACCATGCTCGCATGCTTGGACGGGTGGTGTCTAGATCGTTCTAGCTGCCTCTTGCTGTACTCCGGCTAAGCGGCATCGTTCCGGCCGGCACGTCCCTGAGGAAGATGACGCCCGAACGCCAGCCTGATGAGCGGGGTCAGCAACAGGAGCAGCAGGACGCTGCCAAAGCCAACAACGCCCGCAAGGAAAACCAGGCTGGCCATGAACAGGAGGTGGATGTCAGGCGCATCGGCAAGCGGTAGGGCGGCCGATATTGCCGATACCTGGTTGAAGGTGTTCATATGTGGCTCCTGCCGCGCGCATCAGTTGCTCGTTCCAACACCTGTTAAGTGCGCTGCGGAGGAAAAAGATGTCGCCGTTGCGGCAACACTTTCCGGGGCGCAGGATCACGACGCGCGCAGGGGCATATCCTGGGCCGGTTTCACCACAATCTTCTTGTCGTTGCCAGGGTCCAACGGGTCGTACCAGAGCGTAGTCCCCTGACCATCAACCACCGGCTCGGTGGCGTTGATCAAGAGGGATTCAGTGCAGGTCGCCGGGACGCCAGGTCCGAGTCGTGCTCGCCGCCTGACCCATCGACGAGACTGCCTCGTCAGGATATCCTGACAATATGGGTGCGCAGCGGGATCCGTGGAGTGAAGGCCTGACAATGTGGGAGCGCCTGCGCTCATGGTTCGGAGATGCCCGCGATGCTCCGCCGGGCAACCCAGAAGCCTTGGGTGCGCTCAGTGATGTCCGGCAGTTGCGGTATCTGCTGGATCAAGCGGAGCTCGCGGCTGTTCATGCGGCACGTGGCCGCGGCTCGTCGTGGGCGGAAATCGCCGCCCGATTGGGGATCGCCCGGCAATCGGCGTGGGAACGCTGGCGAGA
This genomic stretch from Micrococcaceae bacterium Sec5.1 harbors:
- a CDS encoding Gfo/Idh/MocA family oxidoreductase, which produces MTYLQHPVIEDRPVRIAVIGAGWIGAFHAESIALRIPNARLEAIADPVLPAVEALASRLGVTKISTDVADVLADPDVDAVLIATPLRFHSELIAAAAKAGKDVFCEKPGGRSIAELDSAVEAAASAGVVLRFGFNRRYSTDFSAARKLIDDGMVGVPQLLRSLTRDPGTEAGISNPERIAPGTIFLETLIHDFDTLNWLNPGAVPVKVHAVADALVAPDAKAGGLLDTAVVTVTYSNGAIAVAEANFNALYGYDVRGEVFGSAGMVTAGSPQATNATSYTAAGIGSDTARLNIDLFHDAYTAELAHFADDVAARRGKVNQRTTAGTPAAVVAAPGGVDARNALAVALAAFKSAQTGLPVEVSSIADLRPAETHSTAQLQAAGQGA
- a CDS encoding Gfo/Idh/MocA family oxidoreductase translates to MKLRFALIGAGFIGSVHATNLAAHPGIDFRLVYDVDQQRAQSLAAAHGAAVAAALDEVFDASAIDAVFIASSTDTHAGHLRRAAAAGIAVLCEKPIDLDLAHARDVASFAQETGVPVMVDFNRRFDRDYAELKRVVDSGRIGKVELIQLTSRGPSMPPLSYIATSGGQMRDQTVHFFDLARWLSGLDPVEVFATGSALAEPGIVKYDDVDTSAVTLRLPGGALVQIDSVRRTGYGYDERIEIMGSTGMVEARRHRNGAVSRYSGGSVVDDGLHPGWFERVQPTYAAALAAFVSSLQGGSDSMPSLEDGLKAQAIAEAAVISLRSGRMEPIKY
- a CDS encoding TIM barrel protein, with the protein product MSFRLAVCAEMVYGDLPLIDRVRRIHDQGFEVELWDTRGRDIAALAATGAKFSSMSGYFCGSVIDPSTAHEVLASAEKLIPTALELGVERMVVHPGELGEGGRAVRPLHRSTGEMWLTGLRTLEQLAELGQKHGIVFALENLNTILDHPGIPLARAKDTLALVTAVNHPNVKMMLDLYHAQIGEGNLIELVRSAQPYTGEIQIADVPGRFEPGTGEINYPAIAKALRDAGYTGVIGMEASAIGGQGIQAGDAALAAFRASFSPN